ATTATGGTACATCATGTTGTCTATATCCAAAACATATTGGAGAAACTTATTATGGACAAATCTTATCCATccataactctcatggtagttcattctctaaatgtagagaaagatctatttagaccaagagatggtggaaatgagatattgggactcaatgttccataatgccattggatccgtcaaacacaattggttggtacttaagaatatctttcgatatctccaaggcatgAAACATCTTGTCCTGGTTTTTCAGTTTCGGAGAAATCTGAACACCAatatcattggatacatcgatCATCCCACTATGTCAGATCGTAGACAAGTTTAGTGTTCCTACTAGGTGTGGTAGCCCTCTCATGGAGAGTCTTTGAAACAGACCTCATGGCTACATTCACCAATCATTATCTCAACGATAATGTTTCTTGTGTTGCCCTGATACAAACATGTTACATAATAAGCAATATCACTATATTGcatcttgcaagtcaaatcatgcaACTGATTTGTTCACCAAGTCTCTACCAACTTTTACATTCCAGAAACATGTTCATGGAATTGGTATCTGACGGCTTTGGAATttgcaagaatcagggggagtatcttcctgaattgttcttgttcaaagcatcatattatactctttttcccttcatgagtttactttacaagttctcataaaggtttttaatgaggtaatatcaacatgagatcatatgtcatactttctgTTTTCCCCACCGGGGTTTTTAAGAAAGTATATACGACATATTTATTGTCCTCTAAACTCTATGGGTTTTCTCGTATTGAGTTGAAAGAGacaataatcattatatgttgcatcattttctccttatttttcccattgggtttgaaggagttttagcaacatattCTACACCACTCATATTtttcccacaaggtttttggaggaGAATCTTTCAAGATGATGATGCTACCTGAACAAGCatggattagggggagtgttaagaTTAATTAACATACTTAATTAATGGACAATCCCTACCTGTATTAACCGTCGACGGATGCTATTTCGGCAACCGTCGTGCCGGTTCACATACAGACGCCTCTCCAATGAGGCGTCCTCCCTGTACCTATATATGTAGAATCATCAATGAAAGAGAGGAGAGTTCCATTCATTTTGTTTTGGTTCTCAACACTACGTACGTAGTACAGCAACTTACAAAAGACACAATCTACGTCGACATCGCCAGATCCGGCACTCCAGTATGCACATTTCAGTTCCGTGCTGCACCCGCAGGTTTTTCTGCGACGCCTTGACGAACACCCGGATTTCTGAAACTATTGCCATTAATCTGTACAGAGCTGCATCCACCGGCTGAACCTGAAGCTACTTGTCGTGGGACAGAGCGTGCTCAGGCCGATGGGTGAACTCGTAATCAAGGTGCACGAAGGCGCGCTCGATCTCAGGCAGGCGCTCCAGCTTCTCCTGCAGGGCCTCGCCGATGTCGTGCGCCTCCTGCAGCGGCATACCGGCCGGCAGCACGATGTCCACCTCCACGAAGTAGTGCGAGCCGAACGTGTAGGCACGCACCGTGTCGATGTGCCTCACGGCCTTGTGGTGGTTCCAGCAAAGGTAGGTCAGCTTCTGAAGGTACTCTGGCGAAGCCGACTGCCCGACGAGCGAGTGTACGTTTTCCAGCACCGTCATGGACCATGTCCTGATGGTGTAGATTGCTAGCTGTAAATGAGGAACCAACTCATGATTATTATTTTTCTCTGAAAATCAACTGTCAATTTCAAAACAGCATACTGTCTGCTTTATCATTCATGTTATTTGGTTGTTAtgtaaaagaagaaaaagaagagagggaAGGGGAACCACTTACAATAATTGCACCAACTGGGTCGATCCATCCTTCAAAATAATTTGCGAGCAGTGCAGCCACAAGGCCAATTATATTAGTGATAACATCGAAAATGTGATCCTGCGCATAAGCCTTGACGATTTCGTTGGTGAACGTGCGGCAATATAAAGCCAGGGCAAGTTTCACCAGCGTCACTGAGAGCATGATGTCCACAACCCACTTTTCCTGCTCCTTCGTCAAGCTGAATTCACCACCCTAAAAAATGATGGTTTCAATATGAGCAAACAAAAATTGCAATGGAAGTTTTAAAGTTTGTATCTAAGAGTCTTAGTTCCAGAGTCAGATACATAGATGGTCTTCGAAAAGGAACTGCACAACAACAAAGATTGCAGACTATTGAtgaaaaaagtactccctccgttcactacaAGATGTTTTgaaatatttcaatatggactacatatggactgaaatgagtgaacaaacatacTAAAACGTGTCTATAAACATCCGATTCACAAAAAAgtcagaacatcttatatttgtgaacggagggggtATTTTAGGAAGCTCTCATTCCAATGTCATGGCCTACATTTAGCTAATTATTTCCCAGACAGATTTTTTTTTGTGAGATTGTGATAAGTCTGAGTACAATGTAACAAGAAAGGTTCAGTAGGAAAAGTATAGTGCTTATAGCAAAATCTTTATTTTCTTTCAAGGAGCACGGTAGGCAAAAGCACACTGGTCATGGCAACTGGGAAACTTGGCTAGCCAAAATCATGAGGCTTCTGGTGCACAATAAAGGATACAGATCAAGACTTTGACCAAGAATTCTATTAATACAGAACCACGATTAGCTGGAAGTACTGTTGAAAATAAATCTAGTGATACCAATTTCAAGTCATAAAATGCACATATTAATAAAGTAATTCCTGGGCAAACCTTGTCTTAACAAAACCTAACAAGCCTACATATGGGAGTGGTGAGGGGTACTTCAGCAATTATTTAGTTAACACatagtgttgtcgtagaagtgataTAACGAACCTAAAGTGGCAAGATATGATATGTATCAAAGTATCGAAAGTACGGAACACTAGTACAGTGGGCAGAATGATTTTATATGTCAATAAACCAAAACAACCAACATTTGACATGATCTACAGAACACAACTTGGTCCACTAATTTATATTTAAATATGTTTATAAAATTCAACAAAAGTTATAAGATACTATGAAACAATGAAAGTACTTTTTGAGATAAATTCATCTACACCACTTTTAGGCGTCTCTAAATACTTttgaatatactccctctgtcccaaaataagtgtctcaactttgtactaaccttgagacacttattttgggatggagggagtatgtacaAGTAGCCGATTTTAAAAGTTTGATTACTCATGTCCCAAATGACAGCTTTTAGTGAACTGCAGGGACTATGTGTTACTGATACTGAAAGATCAAGGCTCCCACACAGCTAATGTTGAAAAACAGAACAGGAAAGTTCAGAAGTGCAACAGTGAGTAGTAGGGGTGATGTTAGTGCAACTCATGATTTTAGAAAAGGAAAAGAAATGCCCTTGGAGAAATTTCTGCTCGGAAGGACAGTGGAGATAAAAAAAGGTATTTCGAAGCCAATAAAAATCAATGGACTTACATCAGACAACAGTGATCGAGTTGATTCTAAGATGATCTGAAGGCCAAGCGTTGCCATGACTGAGGCAAAGACAAGTATTCCCTGGAGAAAGGTTATAATGAAGCTGTGAACATACTGAAAAGTAAGCAAAAAGGTATTGCTTAATAGTACAAGACGTGCCCGAACAGTTACAAAACTAAACCGGAAGCGTCGAAAGAATACTCTATAGTTTTTAGGCTTAAAATTTCATAGACCACACCTAAGTGGCAGCTaacaaaagcaaaaaaataaataaaaatacagGATAACACTGGAACACCCAGAGTGCCTTAGAAGTTAGAGCATGATATTAAGTCTTCTTCTTAAATCACAAATCTCAATCATATGTTCTAATTTCACCACTTCATTCAAGATTTTGCattaatttatttattttcctgATCCAATATCCGTTTGAATTCCTTTTCTTAGTGCTATACAAAAGCACTATGGAGAGTAAAACTAGTAACTGAAGTATGCAGCACTTATACTGAATAGAACTAATTAATACACACCAATGAGAGTGGTCGAATGGATTATGAAAACAGTTCCCTAGAAAAGGAATTATAAAAAGTACATGTTGAAACAAAACTCACCAGCGGCTGCATGCGCTTTTTACCAATTGGGTATCTGTAGGGATTTGGTGTTTGCATAGAAAATGCAGTAAACCATAAGATGAACCCCGATAACAAGTCAAGAAGAGAATCCAAAGTGGAAGCTATAATAGCAAGCGAGCCACTACGTACTGAAGCATACACTTTTGCAGCAAAAAGAACCATGTTTGCAATGTTTGACAGCCGGATGGCTAATGTTTCACTCCTAGCAACCTGTTCACGCTCTTCCTGCAGGTAGATAAGTTTCATTTAGCTTTTAAGTTAGCAATCTTCCCTGACGTCACAGCCTGAAGCTTATTTTATAGAACAGACCTTGGACATTCCAGGAAGAAAACCACGATCTGTCAGCGCATCCATTTCATTGAAACCCTCCAGCATTTCCACTTGCTGTTGGTAGTATTCAGCGACAACATCCTCAGGAGCTTGACCTGCAAAGAGACTTAAAGATCTTATTTGGAAGCACAGGTCATCTCCAACGTGGATCACCAAATTTCAGCCCGCAAATGTCCCTGGACACATCCGGACGCGACCGCGGACATCCGGCCGGGCGGAGGCCATCCTACCGTGATCACCAAATGTCCGCACAAAATTTAGCAAGTTCAATATATTGCCTCCAAACCGGACGAAATCTAACAAGTTTGAAACAAACCTAAACTAAATAATGCATAGTAGCGGACGGTGGCCTCGTAGGCCAACACCGCCTGCGCCGCTTTGGTCTTTACCGCCCGAGCCTTCGTCGACGAAAGGCCTGCCAAGCGTCATGGCATCCCTACCCGGCCGATGCGGCATGCTCACGGTGCATACGCTCAGCCGCATCCTCCACCACCTTGCACCGCATATCCGCAGCGGCTTGGAGGAAGAGGGCACACTCAAACTCTGACAGCCCCACTTGCACGAGATGGGTGTTGAGTTGGCACCGGAGGCTGGCGTCCGACTCAACGGTCATCTTGGAATGGTCGAGCGCCCAAGCCTCCCAAAGCATGGGTCCGCAAGCACCCACGCTGGCGGCACTTTGGTCTAGGCGAACGCCGTATTttgttgtgtgttgcatccaaaccTGGCCAGATGACCCGGCACGGCCTGACCTGACCTAAACGACACGGCCCACCTAGGCACGCCTAATAAACGGGCTGTGTCGGGCTGACACTCGCCGCGCTCCCTGGCCCAGGCACAGCACAGGAAGAAAACGGGTCAGCCCACTGACACATTTAGCCCATCAGCCCGCCTCATTCTTGCACGACCCAATTATAAATGTGCCAGGCCAGGCCCACCACGGGCCAGGCACGTGGCCTATCGGGCCAGCATGCTAGGACCGGCCCATTTAGGCATGGGGGTGGCTTGGACGACGGCTCCTTCTTGACGGCTGGGAGAACCGGGCGCCACTGGCTGTCCGGCTAGCGATACGGCAGGGACAGCGGTTGTTCCTTCATGCGGCGTCCTCTGGACGTTGTAGTTGCACGGAGAGGACACTAGTGTCAAACCCCGGTCGATCAACGACCAGCACAATGCCTCCTCCATTTGCGGGTCGAACTCGTCGTCCGTCGACACCAGCGCGACGAGTAAGTGCGGCTTCTGCTTCTCGTCGTCGGAGAAGATCGGCTTCACCTTCACGGTGGATGGATACATGGACGACAACGGGCCTGGCAACCGTGTGCAATGACGCAAATTGGACCCAAAGCTCCTCTAGATCCGATGTCCTAGCGTGGCGGCGGCTGGTCGGAGCGATAGCGGCTGAGCAACCACCAAGCCCGggtcttctcggcgtccatcttcttgCCTATAGCAGCGGCCAGAGATGTGGTGGTGTGCGGCGGCCGATGGAGGTGTGGGAGAGGAGTAGTGTGCAGATAGGGTTTGCATTGAGGAGGCCGGTCAGCTAAAGCCAAAGTAGGCTTCTTGGTCCCCAAGCCGCCATGAATGCGGGTAGGCGGCAGGCCGGTCAGCCGGTTCGGATAGGGTTTTGGGTGGGTCCGGGCTTTCGGAGTCCGACCTGGCAGACGTCCGGACTCCTCCAGTGCTACGCTGATTTGGGGCCAGCCTGTGGGATTTTGGACATTCGAACCAGTCCAGACAAAAAAAATTGAAATGGAAAAGCTTTATTCCATTACACGTTCGGGGCAGCTAAATCGCTGGCAACCGCATCAGCTACAAAGTTTGGTACATCTGACAGCCACATACAGACATCTGATCCAACCAAACTCGCGGCAAACGACGCCAATTTATGAGCAACTACATTACAAGACCTGGGACACCACTTGATGGGAACTGACTGAAAGTAATACACCAATTTAAATTTTGCTTCACGAAACAGGCCACCGTAGACTGAATTGTCATGATCATCGCCAGTGACAGCTTGTTTCAGCACCAGTGCGTCTGTTTCAAAAATAACATTCCAGCATCCCAGCACGCTCGCCCTCTCTACAGCATGTAACAGGGCTATAGTTTCTGCTTGAATTGCCTCAGTTAGTCTGCACAATCTTCCTGCCCCTGCTGCTTCTACTCCTCCTTCAGAGTTTCCGATGATGAAACCCCATCCTCCCGTCCTTGTCTCCTTTGTGAAAGCTCCACCTAAATTGATTTTTAGACAATTTGGTGACCCGTGTTTCGAGGCCTAAAAATGTCTGATGGCCCGGTCCGGGCATTTGCGGGCGTTTTGGTGAtccgcgttggagatgccctcaTGTGTTTTTTCTTTCGAAAAGGGCCCTCGTGTGTGTTAAAAAGGGGAAAGTTGCAAAGAGTTCACGTTCTATCCTAGATAGATCCTACAGTCCTTTTATCCTTGTCATCCAATCCCCCACTACGATAATTCTGCTGACCTCACACATCACCTTTTTTAGGAGATATGCATGAGCAGTGCAAGACTGAAAGAACTGAACCGAAAAAGCACAGATTGAGGTTCCCCATATGGGCCATACGCAATACCAGAGAGGCTCAACAAGAATAACATCCAACGGAAAACTACACATTTCTGCGAAGCTAGCATGCGAAGTCGAATCTGGCGAAGCACCCCCGTCAGTATCCAGAACCCAATCTCCATATCCGAAATGGACTACTTATCTCCTCTTACCAGGAACCGAAAACAAGACAAAAAAGGGTAAGGTTTTATAATCATCACGAGCTGCGTAAAAAAGCGGCCGCCCCATCGAAGAAACCAAGCTGCCAAATCGCGAGAAGCCCCAAGGATACGCATGGACATAAAGAAGCAAAACATGCGCGAGTGGGCCAGAGAAAGGGCACCTATGACGCCGAGGCAGTGGTGGTGGAGCcctcgggcgggcctctcctgctgcgcCTCCGGCGGGCGCAAGCCGTCGAAGTTGAGGCGCCACGACTTCTCCCCCGCGGGCGCGCCGGCGTCGCCGGCCTCGACGGCGGCGAGCAGCCGCAGCTCCTCGCCCTCCGCTCCGGCTCCACTGGCCGCCATttccgaaccctagccgccgcccgccgccgcactCCCTTGGCTTCCCGTTTCTTGCTGCGCGGCGCTGCGCGAGGGGGCAGGGGAGCGGACGCGGGGGGAGGTTGGGAGTTGCGAGGCAAAGGCGCCGTCGAGCAAACCAATTAAGCGGCTACTAATGCTGTAGTGGCGCGTCGCGATGCGATTAAAGGCGCGAGGAGGGGGGCTGCGGGAGGCTTCGTGTCTTCTGGATGCACCGAGTCCATGCACCGGGAGAGGCCTGGCTGGTGGACCCGGTGGAAAGCGGTGGTTCATGGGTCTAGTGCGTCTGGTTGGTGTACGAAGTGCTTCCTGCGGGCCGACTATCCGGGGAAAGGTGGCACCGTGGCAGGGAGGTGCATTGATTTGAGAGGATACGAATCTAATGGCTCCGCGTGCGACATGTACAGTAGGATACGGGCACAGTTTATGTGATGATAATCTACTTACTAGGAGTAGTATCTGCCAGCAGTACACGATATGGTCCATGTGTTGAGCCGCATGCTTCTCCCCTGGGAGGCAGAAGAAACAGACAAGGTGAGCACGTAACATATCCTGACCACGAGACTCTCGTCTCGATCCCGTGAGAGTTCGTCCGCAGCATGGAATTTTGCAGCAGGAAGGAAGTCAAGAAGGGCATGGAGGAAGCAAACAATCTGAATATCCGTAAGCATGCTCCGGGAATCATTGTCTATCAAGCTGGGACTAACTGGTCGAAAAGTGGTCAAATATTTGAGTGGCAGAGTCAAGGAGGAGAGCATTTGATAGTAGCACGAGGGCGGGCGGGTGCAATTAGTTGGGGCTGGCAAGCAAACTCGCTGACGGAAAAACGTGCGGTGTGGTTGGAATCACCTCCCCTCCGCCTCCGGCGTGCGTCCTGGTCGCCGCCGTTGCT
The Triticum dicoccoides isolate Atlit2015 ecotype Zavitan chromosome 3A, WEW_v2.0, whole genome shotgun sequence genome window above contains:
- the LOC119269513 gene encoding metal tolerance protein 5, which encodes MAASGAGAEGEELRLLAAVEAGDAGAPAGEKSWRLNFDGLRPPEAQQERPARGLHHHCLGVIGQAPEDVVAEYYQQQVEMLEGFNEMDALTDRGFLPGMSKEEREQVARSETLAIRLSNIANMVLFAAKVYASVRSGSLAIIASTLDSLLDLLSGFILWFTAFSMQTPNPYRYPIGKKRMQPLGILVFASVMATLGLQIILESTRSLLSDGGEFSLTKEQEKWVVDIMLSVTLVKLALALYCRTFTNEIVKAYAQDHIFDVITNIIGLVAALLANYFEGWIDPVGAIILAIYTIRTWSMTVLENVHSLVGQSASPEYLQKLTYLCWNHHKAVRHIDTVRAYTFGSHYFVEVDIVLPAGMPLQEAHDIGEALQEKLERLPEIERAFVHLDYEFTHRPEHALSHDK